In Arthrobacter sp. B3I9, the following are encoded in one genomic region:
- a CDS encoding 6-carboxytetrahydropterin synthase, whose product MFSLTVRRNFMIAHSLPRPAFGPAQGMHGATFVTEVTFRRRSLNDDSIVLDIGEAGEVLDNVLEGLNYKNLDEHPDFAGKLSTTEALAQYIADAVAAKIRTGQDGRDLAGLDVTLRETPDAWASFSLDFNAG is encoded by the coding sequence TTGTTCAGCCTGACCGTCCGCCGTAACTTCATGATTGCCCACAGCCTTCCCCGCCCTGCCTTCGGCCCGGCCCAGGGGATGCACGGCGCAACCTTCGTCACGGAGGTGACCTTCCGGCGCCGCTCGCTGAATGATGATTCGATCGTGCTGGACATCGGGGAGGCCGGCGAGGTGCTGGATAACGTCCTCGAGGGCCTCAATTACAAGAACCTGGACGAGCACCCGGACTTTGCCGGAAAGCTCAGCACCACCGAGGCCCTTGCCCAGTACATCGCCGACGCCGTGGCGGCCAAGATCCGCACCGGCCAGGACGGCCGCGACCTCGCCGGGCTGGACGTCACGCTCCGCGAGACTCCCGACGCCTGGGCCAGCTTCTCGCTCGACTTCAACGCCGGTTAG
- a CDS encoding VOC family protein, which translates to MDWKLELVFVPVSDVDRAKDFYVNKVGFNADYDERPREGLRFVQLTPPGSGCSIAIGEGLNDAPSGTAPSLQLVVSDIHAAHKQLKDNGVDVSDVDVQEWGHFVYFSDPDGNKWAVQYIPR; encoded by the coding sequence ATGGACTGGAAACTCGAGCTCGTGTTTGTCCCCGTGTCCGATGTGGACCGCGCCAAGGATTTCTACGTCAACAAGGTCGGGTTTAACGCCGACTATGACGAGCGGCCCAGGGAGGGCCTCCGCTTCGTGCAGCTGACCCCGCCTGGTTCCGGCTGCTCGATCGCTATCGGTGAAGGCCTCAACGACGCGCCATCAGGGACCGCGCCCAGCCTGCAGCTCGTCGTCAGCGACATCCACGCCGCGCACAAACAGCTCAAGGACAACGGCGTGGACGTCAGCGACGTCGATGTCCAGGAGTGGGGGCACTTCGTCTATTTCTCGGACCCCGACGGCAACAAGTGGGCCGTGCAGTACATCCCGCGCTGA
- a CDS encoding dehydrogenase, which translates to MSTSKQHATATAYWTVGPEKGELRHEELPAPGPGEALVRTLYSGISKGTELVVHNARVPQCVAEKMAAPNQEGSFPGPVKYGYLSVGVVEKGPADWLGKTVFCLYPHQDRYVVPVESLTVVPHDVPARRAVLTGTVETAVNGLWEAGPRLGDRVAVIGAGLVGGMVAKLLSAFPLGRLQLIDIDPDKRSFADALGVEFSHPDDALPDCDIVIHCSASQSGLERSLQLVGDEGEIIEMSWYADRHVTLPLGEDFHARRLSLRASQVGVVARSRRHRRTNADRLELAASLLRDPAFDAFLTGSSTFDELPDVVQRLSDGNLDALCHVIEYPRD; encoded by the coding sequence ATGAGTACTTCGAAACAGCACGCCACAGCAACCGCATACTGGACCGTCGGACCCGAAAAAGGCGAGCTCCGCCATGAGGAGCTGCCTGCCCCCGGGCCGGGTGAGGCGTTGGTCCGCACACTCTATTCCGGCATCAGCAAGGGCACGGAACTCGTCGTCCACAACGCCCGCGTGCCGCAATGCGTCGCGGAGAAAATGGCCGCGCCCAACCAGGAAGGTTCCTTTCCCGGCCCGGTGAAATACGGCTACCTCTCGGTCGGCGTCGTGGAGAAGGGTCCGGCCGACTGGCTGGGCAAAACAGTCTTCTGCCTGTACCCGCACCAGGACCGCTACGTCGTCCCCGTCGAGTCGCTCACCGTTGTTCCCCACGACGTCCCGGCCCGCCGTGCAGTCCTCACCGGCACCGTGGAAACTGCCGTCAACGGACTGTGGGAGGCCGGCCCCCGCCTGGGCGACCGTGTCGCCGTCATCGGTGCCGGGCTCGTGGGCGGCATGGTGGCCAAGCTCCTGAGCGCCTTCCCGCTCGGGCGGCTGCAGCTCATCGACATCGACCCGGACAAGCGCTCCTTTGCGGACGCGCTGGGCGTCGAATTCAGCCATCCCGACGACGCGCTGCCGGACTGCGACATCGTGATCCACTGCTCCGCCTCCCAGTCCGGCCTGGAGCGGAGCCTGCAGCTCGTGGGCGACGAAGGCGAGATCATCGAGATGTCCTGGTATGCAGACCGGCACGTCACACTGCCGCTGGGGGAGGACTTCCACGCCCGCCGGCTCTCCCTCCGCGCCAGCCAGGTGGGCGTGGTGGCCCGCTCACGCCGCCACCGCCGCACCAACGCGGACCGGCTCGAGCTTGCTGCCTCCCTGCTGCGCGACCCCGCCTTTGACGCGTTCCTCACCGGCTCGTCCACCTTCGACGAGCTTCCCGATGTCGTCCAGCGGCTTTCCGACGGCAACCTTGACGCGCTCTGCCACGTCATCGAATACCCCAGAGACTGA
- a CDS encoding nucleoside deaminase: MTSPEPRHAQWMGLALAEARKALATDDVPIGAVVIGPDGVVLGSGRNEREALGDPTAHAEMVAIREAAARLRERRTEDGQRDDGWRLEDCSLVVTLEPCAMCAGAVVLARIPRVVFGAWDEKAGAAGSVFDILRERRLNHWVEVYAGVRAPECAGLLWDFFAGHRGK; this comes from the coding sequence ATGACGTCCCCGGAGCCACGGCATGCCCAATGGATGGGCCTTGCCCTCGCGGAAGCGCGCAAGGCGCTGGCCACCGATGACGTGCCGATCGGCGCCGTCGTGATCGGGCCCGACGGCGTGGTGCTGGGTTCCGGCCGGAACGAACGGGAGGCGTTGGGGGACCCGACGGCGCACGCGGAGATGGTGGCCATCCGCGAGGCAGCGGCACGGCTGCGGGAACGGCGCACGGAGGACGGCCAGCGCGACGACGGCTGGCGGCTGGAGGACTGCAGCCTGGTGGTGACGCTGGAGCCCTGCGCCATGTGCGCCGGGGCCGTGGTGCTGGCCAGGATTCCGCGGGTGGTCTTCGGCGCCTGGGACGAGAAAGCCGGAGCCGCCGGTTCCGTGTTCGACATCCTCCGCGAGCGCCGGCTCAACCACTGGGTGGAAGTGTACGCCGGCGTCCGCGCGCCCGAGTGTGCTGGCTTGCTGTGGGACTTCTTCGCCGGCCATCGCGGCAAGTGA
- a CDS encoding DNA glycosylase AlkZ-like family protein, with product MTPEQLTAQPPAVKIPSARTLTPGRLRAWAWHRQGLDGSLAGCTAEEVFARAGWARSVGGANPYLTLFARAGIRRKQVDADVLAHRILELPAARGCTYVLGREDFGWALKLGKDAAEAVRVLGRLGVDSGEITLLEEQILHTLAEAGAPMDPRQLKDELGDSVRNLGEEGKRKGAATTLPTALGILQSQGRIRRVPANGRLDQQRYSYELWNLPASPMAEGEVHAELISRYLTWTGGATLKQSQWFTGFTVAQTKAALAAVDALEVPTAAGASLWMLPDDVGRLADFEEPAEEQIQLLAGTDSLMLLRRNAAELLVEEGPEGKSLDRPVLASLALQADLPDHPILDRGRIIGLWQFEPGKERIVPWLFHGPTPAVTRRIAEVEAWIREDLGDFRAFSLDSPATRQKRIDGLVAAATGSAAAGSASSPAVGK from the coding sequence ATGACGCCAGAGCAGCTCACCGCGCAGCCTCCCGCCGTGAAGATTCCTTCAGCCCGGACCCTCACGCCCGGGCGGCTCCGCGCCTGGGCCTGGCACAGGCAGGGCCTTGACGGTTCCCTCGCCGGCTGCACGGCCGAAGAGGTCTTCGCGCGGGCCGGCTGGGCGCGCTCCGTGGGCGGGGCAAACCCGTACCTGACGCTCTTCGCCCGAGCTGGCATCCGCCGGAAGCAGGTCGACGCCGACGTCCTCGCCCACCGGATCCTCGAACTGCCCGCGGCCCGCGGCTGCACCTATGTCCTGGGCCGCGAGGACTTCGGCTGGGCCCTCAAGCTGGGCAAGGATGCCGCCGAGGCCGTCCGGGTACTCGGACGGCTCGGGGTGGACAGCGGCGAAATCACCCTGCTGGAGGAACAGATCCTGCACACGCTCGCCGAAGCGGGTGCGCCAATGGACCCCCGCCAGCTGAAGGACGAGCTCGGCGATTCGGTGCGGAACCTCGGCGAAGAAGGCAAACGCAAAGGTGCAGCCACCACGCTGCCCACCGCCCTCGGCATCCTTCAGTCGCAAGGCCGTATCCGCCGGGTCCCGGCCAACGGCCGGCTGGACCAGCAGCGCTACAGCTACGAGCTCTGGAACCTGCCCGCCAGCCCAATGGCCGAAGGCGAGGTGCACGCGGAGCTCATCAGCCGCTACCTGACCTGGACGGGCGGCGCCACACTCAAGCAGTCCCAATGGTTCACAGGCTTCACGGTGGCCCAGACCAAGGCGGCGCTGGCCGCCGTCGACGCCCTGGAGGTACCCACGGCCGCCGGCGCCTCGCTGTGGATGCTGCCCGACGACGTCGGACGGCTGGCCGATTTCGAGGAGCCGGCCGAGGAACAGATCCAGCTGCTCGCAGGAACGGATTCCCTGATGCTGCTGCGCCGGAATGCCGCGGAACTGCTGGTGGAGGAAGGCCCTGAGGGGAAGAGCCTCGACAGGCCGGTGCTGGCTTCGCTGGCACTGCAGGCTGACCTTCCGGACCATCCGATCCTGGACCGGGGCCGGATCATCGGGCTGTGGCAGTTCGAACCGGGCAAGGAACGCATTGTGCCCTGGCTGTTCCACGGTCCGACGCCGGCGGTAACCCGCCGGATCGCCGAGGTGGAGGCATGGATCCGCGAGGACCTGGGCGACTTCCGGGCCTTCAGCCTCGATTCGCCGGCCACCCGGCAAAAACGGATCGACGGCCTGGTGGCAGCCGCAACAGGCTCCGCCGCAGCGGGCTCCGCAAGCAGCCCCGCCGTCGGCAAGTAA
- a CDS encoding glycosyltransferase family 4 protein translates to MQPSGLRLRLVVPGNVRHNSGGNVYNAALARGLTAQGVEVETVALDGGWPAGSAADRQRLAAALYSDGTHDGGGDRDDDGGARPGASRRVTVVDGLLACGAPEELAAAAAAGQPAWILLHMPLEDPGLERRALREAAGVICTSSSAAAGLRARHGLEGITVALPGTDPGPPAHGSQPPHLLAVAALLPNKDQSLLLDALSGLTDLPWTAALVGSDSADPSYAAQLREQVGRLGLQARVSIPGELRGQALEAEWARADLSLLISRAETYGLVVPESIARGVPVLVRAGTGAVEALAAGSPQSLTPGTHPNTYRDIPGAEPEAEPGTEPGTLPGTAVALGTDPSPLADLLRRWLTDAALHAGWRSAALAARDRLPGWDRTARTVIEALCAAPAGEGHRPP, encoded by the coding sequence ATGCAGCCGTCGGGCCTCCGCCTCCGGTTGGTGGTGCCCGGCAACGTCCGGCACAACTCCGGCGGGAACGTCTATAACGCGGCGCTCGCCCGGGGGCTGACGGCGCAGGGCGTTGAGGTGGAAACCGTAGCGCTCGACGGCGGCTGGCCGGCCGGCAGCGCGGCGGACCGGCAGCGGCTCGCGGCGGCGCTGTATTCCGACGGAACGCACGACGGCGGCGGCGACCGCGACGACGACGGCGGCGCTCGCCCGGGGGCGTCCCGCCGGGTCACCGTCGTCGACGGTCTCCTTGCCTGCGGAGCGCCGGAGGAGCTTGCGGCTGCGGCCGCCGCCGGACAGCCGGCCTGGATCCTGCTGCATATGCCCCTGGAAGATCCCGGCTTGGAACGTCGCGCGCTCCGGGAGGCGGCCGGGGTGATCTGCACCAGCAGTTCAGCGGCCGCCGGGCTCCGCGCCCGGCACGGACTCGAGGGCATCACGGTGGCACTCCCGGGCACGGATCCCGGCCCGCCCGCCCACGGCTCCCAGCCCCCTCACCTCCTGGCGGTGGCGGCCCTGCTGCCGAACAAGGACCAGTCGCTGCTGCTCGACGCGCTGTCCGGGCTCACCGATCTGCCGTGGACGGCGGCCCTCGTCGGCTCCGACTCCGCCGATCCCTCCTACGCCGCCCAGCTGCGGGAGCAGGTCGGCCGGCTCGGGCTGCAGGCCCGGGTCAGCATCCCGGGGGAACTGCGGGGCCAGGCGCTGGAGGCCGAATGGGCGCGTGCCGACCTCAGCCTGCTCATCTCCCGGGCCGAGACGTACGGACTCGTCGTTCCGGAATCAATCGCCCGCGGTGTCCCCGTGCTGGTGCGCGCCGGCACCGGAGCCGTGGAAGCGCTCGCAGCCGGCAGTCCGCAAAGCCTGACGCCGGGCACGCATCCGAACACGTATCGGGACATCCCCGGAGCGGAGCCGGAAGCCGAGCCGGGCACCGAGCCGGGCACCCTGCCGGGCACCGCCGTCGCCCTCGGCACAGACCCGTCCCCGCTTGCCGACCTCCTGCGCCGCTGGCTCACCGACGCAGCACTCCACGCCGGGTGGCGCTCGGCGGCCCTGGCCGCAAGGGACCGGCTGCCCGGCTGGGACCGCACCGCCCGGACAGTCATCGAAGCCCTCTGCGCGGCGCCGGCGGGGGAGGGGCACCGCCCACCCTAG
- a CDS encoding phosphatase PAP2 family protein, with protein sequence MSTRTESRLTQRWGRWVVPYAALWITMLIGGVVVVSLALWSAEVYDNVVDDAGLANLDKPTLAFMEQVRNPALDAFVTGFTNIGGGVGMPILASILTAWLIWASRTWRPLILIGGAAAVSTTATTLGKKLVGRTRPDHADAVPPYENSPSFPSGHTLNTTVVIALVVYLACLQLRRTVVRVGLIAAGVIFIGAMGMSRVFLGHHWMTDVIMGWVLGLAWVGIVIMAHRLFHALRHREHAGPAPTFDHPAHLRDGEAAASGGSGIARPAATGTPDTPGPSGGSSATG encoded by the coding sequence GTGAGCACCCGAACAGAGAGCCGGCTGACGCAGCGCTGGGGCAGATGGGTGGTGCCGTACGCCGCCCTGTGGATCACGATGCTCATCGGCGGCGTGGTGGTGGTGAGCCTGGCCCTGTGGAGTGCCGAAGTGTACGACAACGTGGTGGACGACGCCGGGCTGGCCAACCTGGACAAGCCCACGCTGGCGTTCATGGAACAGGTGCGCAACCCTGCGCTGGATGCCTTCGTCACCGGCTTCACCAACATCGGCGGCGGAGTCGGCATGCCCATCCTCGCCAGCATCCTCACGGCCTGGCTGATCTGGGCCTCCCGGACCTGGCGGCCACTGATCCTGATCGGAGGCGCCGCCGCGGTATCCACTACCGCCACCACCCTGGGCAAGAAACTGGTTGGCCGGACCCGCCCGGACCACGCCGACGCCGTACCGCCCTATGAAAACTCACCCTCCTTTCCCAGCGGCCACACGCTCAACACCACGGTGGTGATCGCGCTGGTGGTCTACCTCGCCTGCCTGCAGCTACGACGGACGGTCGTACGCGTCGGCCTGATCGCGGCCGGTGTGATCTTCATCGGTGCGATGGGCATGAGCAGGGTCTTCCTCGGCCATCACTGGATGACGGACGTCATCATGGGGTGGGTGTTGGGGCTGGCCTGGGTGGGGATCGTGATCATGGCCCACAGGCTATTCCACGCGCTGCGGCACCGGGAACACGCGGGTCCCGCTCCCACGTTCGACCATCCCGCCCACCTTCGCGACGGCGAAGCGGCAGCCAGCGGCGGATCCGGCATTGCCCGTCCCGCCGCGACGGGCACTCCCGATACGCCGGGCCCCTCGGGCGGATCCTCAGCAACCGGGTGA
- a CDS encoding glycosyltransferase family 39 protein, whose amino-acid sequence MKTAETKAAVTKTFTRATAGTGLRQRLELALLLLATGTLYLWNLGASGWANAFYSAAAQAGAQDWTAWFFGSSDAANAITVDKPPAALWLMGLSVRLFGLSSWSILVPQALLGTGTVWLLYLAVRRAAAPAAADARLAHIAGLLGGAVMALTPVAALMFRYNNPDALLVLLMTAAAYAVIRSIQEARLRWLLLAAVFLGLGFLTKQLQVLLVVPGFAAAYLLAAPAGFGKRVLHLLGAAGTMAAAAGWWLAAVELIPAEARPYIGGSQNNSILELTFGYNGLGRLNGEETGSVGGGNGWGTPGLFRLFNSEFGGQTAWLLPSALVLGAGLLWLGRCAPRTDVVRASVVIWASWLAVTGLTFSLMAGIIHPYYMVALAPGIAGLAGLGGVLLWQRRDQPVAGAVLATAVVASGFMASELLARTPAFLPWLRWLVLSGALAAGGLLIVTAVAPRLRGFRTIARTTAAVAIAAVLAGPLAYSLATVATPQSGAIVSAGPAVNSRSAAAAAGALAPGRGGTGTGPARGAAGGAGAMGGLLGASTPSAAMVQALKTGAGNFTWAAAVVGSNNAAGYQLATELPVMAVGGFNGTDPAPTLAKFQQLVAEGKIHYFIAGRMTQGVTGSDAAAQIGAWVQANYAAQSVGGTTVYLLAG is encoded by the coding sequence ATCAAGACCGCTGAGACCAAGGCCGCCGTGACCAAGACATTCACCCGAGCTACCGCCGGCACGGGCCTCCGCCAGCGACTGGAACTGGCCCTGCTGCTGCTGGCCACGGGCACCCTCTACCTCTGGAACCTGGGAGCCTCCGGCTGGGCCAACGCCTTTTACTCCGCAGCGGCCCAGGCCGGGGCGCAGGACTGGACCGCCTGGTTCTTCGGCTCCTCCGACGCCGCCAATGCCATCACCGTCGACAAGCCCCCGGCCGCGCTCTGGCTGATGGGCCTGTCGGTGCGGCTGTTCGGACTTAGTTCCTGGAGCATCCTCGTTCCACAGGCCCTCCTGGGAACCGGGACGGTCTGGCTCCTGTACCTGGCCGTGCGCCGGGCCGCCGCTCCGGCCGCTGCCGACGCACGCCTCGCCCACATCGCGGGACTGCTGGGTGGCGCGGTTATGGCGCTCACCCCCGTGGCTGCGCTCATGTTCCGGTACAACAACCCTGATGCGCTGCTGGTCCTGCTCATGACCGCGGCCGCCTACGCCGTCATCCGTTCGATCCAGGAGGCACGCCTGCGCTGGCTCCTGCTCGCCGCCGTGTTCCTGGGCCTGGGCTTCCTGACCAAACAGCTGCAGGTCCTGCTGGTGGTCCCTGGCTTCGCCGCGGCGTATCTGCTGGCGGCCCCGGCCGGCTTCGGCAAGCGCGTGCTGCACTTGCTCGGGGCGGCCGGGACCATGGCGGCTGCGGCAGGATGGTGGCTGGCCGCCGTCGAACTCATCCCCGCGGAAGCCCGGCCCTACATCGGCGGCTCGCAGAACAACTCCATTTTGGAACTGACCTTCGGGTACAACGGCCTGGGACGGCTCAATGGCGAGGAGACCGGGAGTGTGGGCGGCGGGAACGGCTGGGGAACGCCGGGACTGTTCCGGCTGTTCAACAGCGAGTTCGGCGGCCAGACTGCGTGGCTGCTTCCTTCGGCGTTGGTGCTGGGCGCCGGACTGCTCTGGCTGGGCCGGTGCGCCCCGCGCACCGACGTTGTGCGGGCCTCCGTGGTGATCTGGGCGTCCTGGCTGGCAGTGACCGGCCTGACCTTCAGCCTGATGGCCGGCATCATCCACCCCTACTACATGGTGGCCCTGGCGCCAGGGATCGCTGGGCTGGCCGGATTGGGCGGCGTCCTGCTGTGGCAGCGCCGGGACCAGCCGGTGGCGGGCGCGGTGCTCGCCACCGCCGTCGTGGCGTCGGGTTTCATGGCCTCCGAGCTTCTGGCCCGCACGCCCGCCTTCCTGCCCTGGCTGCGCTGGCTGGTCTTGTCCGGCGCGCTGGCCGCCGGTGGCCTGCTGATCGTGACCGCCGTCGCCCCGCGGCTCCGCGGTTTCCGGACAATCGCCCGCACGACGGCGGCCGTCGCCATCGCTGCCGTCCTCGCCGGCCCTCTGGCCTACTCCCTCGCCACCGTAGCCACCCCGCAAAGCGGTGCGATTGTGAGCGCCGGGCCGGCCGTGAACAGCAGGAGCGCCGCCGCGGCCGCCGGTGCCCTGGCGCCGGGCCGGGGCGGCACCGGGACGGGCCCGGCCCGTGGCGCGGCAGGCGGGGCCGGTGCCATGGGCGGCCTGCTCGGCGCCAGCACACCGTCGGCGGCGATGGTGCAGGCGTTGAAAACCGGCGCCGGGAACTTCACCTGGGCAGCCGCCGTCGTTGGCTCCAACAACGCCGCCGGGTACCAACTGGCGACGGAACTGCCGGTCATGGCCGTGGGCGGGTTCAACGGCACGGATCCGGCGCCCACGCTGGCCAAATTCCAGCAGCTCGTGGCCGAGGGCAAGATCCACTACTTCATTGCCGGGCGGATGACGCAGGGCGTAACCGGTTCAGACGCCGCCGCCCAGATCGGGGCGTGGGTGCAGGCGAACTACGCCGCGCAGAGTGTGGGCGGCACCACCGTGTACCTGTTGGCCGGCTGA
- a CDS encoding alcohol dehydrogenase catalytic domain-containing protein, with protein MKAVVYKGPKDVSVEDVPDAKIEHPADVLVRITTTNICGSDLHMYEGRTSFEPGRTFGHENPR; from the coding sequence ATGAAGGCAGTAGTTTACAAAGGACCGAAAGACGTCAGCGTCGAGGACGTGCCGGACGCCAAGATTGAGCACCCCGCCGACGTGCTGGTGCGGATCACCACGACAAACATCTGCGGCTCGGACCTGCACATGTACGAGGGCCGCACCAGCTTTGAACCCGGCCGCACCTTCGGGCACGAGAACCCTCGGTGA
- a CDS encoding zinc-dependent alcohol dehydrogenase: MRAMVYRGPYKVRVEEKDIPKIEHPNDAIVRVSKGAICGSDLHLYHGMMPDTRVGMTFGHEFVGTVHEVGSSVQNVAVGDRVMVPFNVYCGSCYFCARGLYSNCHNVNPNATAVGGIYGYSHTCGGYDGGQAEFVRVPFADVGPSKIPDWMDEEDAVLLTDACPTGYFGAQLGDIVEGDTVVVFGAGPVGLFAAKSSWLMGAGRVIVVDHLNYRLEKARSFAHAETFNFAEYKDIVVHLKKETDFLGADVVIDAVGAEADGNFLQHVTSSKLKLQGGSPVALNWAIDSVRKGGTVSVVGAYGPIFSAVKFGDAMNKGLTLRMNQCPVKRQWPRLFEHIRNGYLKPSDIVTHRIPLEHIAEGYHMFSAKLDNIIKPLVVADQS; this comes from the coding sequence ATGCGAGCAATGGTTTACCGGGGCCCGTACAAAGTACGGGTCGAAGAGAAAGACATCCCGAAGATCGAACACCCGAACGACGCCATCGTGCGGGTCAGCAAGGGCGCCATTTGCGGGTCCGACCTGCACCTCTATCACGGCATGATGCCGGACACCCGGGTGGGCATGACGTTCGGGCACGAGTTTGTGGGGACAGTGCATGAGGTGGGATCCTCGGTGCAGAACGTGGCGGTAGGTGACCGCGTGATGGTGCCGTTCAACGTCTATTGCGGCTCCTGTTACTTCTGCGCCCGCGGCCTGTACTCCAACTGCCACAACGTCAACCCCAATGCCACGGCCGTGGGCGGCATCTACGGCTACTCCCACACCTGCGGAGGTTACGACGGCGGCCAGGCCGAATTCGTCCGCGTCCCCTTTGCGGATGTGGGGCCATCGAAGATTCCGGACTGGATGGACGAGGAGGACGCGGTGCTGCTCACAGACGCATGCCCCACAGGCTACTTCGGCGCCCAACTCGGGGACATCGTGGAGGGCGACACCGTGGTGGTGTTCGGCGCAGGCCCGGTGGGGCTGTTCGCCGCCAAGTCCTCCTGGCTGATGGGGGCAGGGCGGGTGATCGTGGTTGACCACCTCAATTATCGACTTGAAAAAGCCCGCAGCTTCGCCCATGCCGAGACGTTCAACTTCGCGGAGTACAAGGACATCGTGGTGCACCTGAAGAAGGAGACCGATTTCCTCGGCGCCGACGTCGTGATTGACGCCGTGGGGGCCGAAGCGGACGGAAACTTCCTCCAGCACGTCACCAGCAGCAAGCTCAAACTGCAGGGCGGCTCCCCCGTCGCACTCAACTGGGCCATCGACTCCGTCCGCAAAGGCGGCACCGTATCCGTTGTGGGCGCCTACGGCCCGATCTTCAGCGCCGTGAAGTTCGGCGACGCCATGAACAAGGGCCTGACGCTGCGCATGAACCAGTGCCCGGTCAAACGCCAGTGGCCGCGGCTCTTCGAACACATCCGCAACGGATACCTGAAACCCAGCGACATCGTCACCCACCGTATCCCGCTGGAACACATCGCCGAGGGATACCACATGTTCTCCGCCAAACTGGACAACATCATCAAGCCGCTCGTTGTCGCCGACCAGTCGTGA
- a CDS encoding glutathione-independent formaldehyde dehydrogenase, translating into MVEVGPAVSKVKVGERVVLPFNISCGFCKNCERGFTNYCLTMQPEPKLAGAAYGFADMGPYQGGQAEYLRVPYGDFNCLRLGEDAAEREVDYVMLADIFPTGWHATEMAGVYPGDSVVIYGAGPVGLMAAYSATLKGAGKVMVVDRQPDRLKLAEKIGAIPVNDAEVDPVEFVKDQTMGFGADRGCECVGYQAHDTGGTEHPNMTLNRLVDSVRFVGGIGVVGVFLPQDPGGPDELAKQGQVAFDYGNYWFKGQTMGSGQCPVKKYNRALRDLVAGGKATPSFIVSHELPLDQAPEGYRNFDNREDGWTKVVLHPASA; encoded by the coding sequence GTGGTCGAAGTCGGCCCGGCGGTCAGCAAGGTGAAAGTGGGAGAACGTGTGGTGCTCCCGTTCAACATCTCCTGCGGATTCTGCAAAAACTGCGAACGTGGCTTCACCAATTACTGCCTGACCATGCAGCCCGAACCAAAGCTCGCCGGCGCGGCCTACGGCTTCGCGGACATGGGTCCATACCAGGGCGGACAAGCCGAATATTTGCGCGTGCCCTACGGGGACTTCAACTGCCTGCGCCTGGGCGAGGACGCCGCGGAGCGAGAAGTCGACTACGTCATGCTCGCCGACATCTTCCCCACCGGCTGGCACGCCACCGAGATGGCCGGGGTCTACCCGGGCGACTCCGTCGTGATCTACGGCGCCGGACCCGTCGGGCTCATGGCCGCCTACTCAGCCACCCTCAAAGGCGCCGGCAAAGTCATGGTCGTTGACCGCCAACCCGACCGGCTTAAGCTGGCCGAAAAGATCGGCGCCATCCCTGTCAATGACGCCGAAGTGGACCCCGTCGAATTCGTCAAGGACCAGACTATGGGCTTCGGCGCGGACCGTGGCTGCGAATGCGTCGGCTACCAGGCCCACGACACCGGCGGAACCGAACACCCCAACATGACCCTGAACCGGCTCGTGGACTCCGTACGCTTCGTCGGCGGCATCGGCGTGGTTGGCGTGTTCCTGCCCCAGGACCCCGGAGGCCCCGACGAACTCGCCAAGCAGGGCCAGGTGGCCTTTGACTACGGGAACTACTGGTTCAAGGGACAGACTATGGGCTCCGGCCAGTGTCCGGTCAAGAAGTACAACCGCGCCCTGCGCGACCTCGTCGCAGGCGGAAAGGCCACTCCCTCCTTCATCGTCAGCCACGAGCTACCACTTGACCAGGCCCCCGAGGGCTACAGGAACTTCGACAACCGTGAAGACGGTTGGACAAAAGTTGTCCTCCACCCCGCCAGCGCCTAA
- the upp gene encoding uracil phosphoribosyltransferase encodes MRTLVVDHPLVAHKLTVLRDKNTPSPVFRQLTEELVTLLAYEATREVRTEPVTIETPVSTTIGTAFTKPTPLVVPILRAGLGMLEGMTKLVPTAEVGFLGMARDEETLDIITYAERLPEDLTDRQIFVLDPMLATGGTLREAIKFLFKRGASDVTCICLLAAPEGLAKLEEELSEANVTIVLASIDEKLNEKSYIVPGLGDAGDRLYGIAG; translated from the coding sequence ATGCGCACTCTCGTTGTGGACCACCCGCTCGTCGCCCATAAGCTCACCGTCCTGCGGGACAAGAACACCCCGTCCCCGGTCTTCCGGCAGCTCACCGAGGAACTCGTCACCCTCCTCGCGTATGAGGCCACCCGCGAGGTGCGCACCGAGCCCGTCACCATCGAGACGCCGGTCAGCACCACCATCGGCACCGCCTTCACCAAACCCACCCCGCTGGTGGTTCCCATTTTGCGCGCCGGACTCGGCATGCTCGAGGGCATGACCAAGCTCGTGCCCACGGCAGAGGTCGGTTTCCTGGGCATGGCCCGGGATGAGGAAACCCTCGACATCATCACCTACGCCGAGCGGCTCCCCGAGGACCTCACCGACCGCCAGATCTTCGTCCTGGACCCGATGCTGGCCACTGGCGGAACCCTACGCGAGGCCATCAAGTTCCTCTTCAAGCGCGGCGCCTCCGACGTCACCTGCATCTGCCTGCTCGCCGCCCCCGAGGGTCTGGCCAAGCTGGAGGAAGAGCTCTCAGAGGCCAACGTGACGATTGTGCTCGCTTCCATCGATGAGAAGCTCAATGAAAAGTCGTACATTGTGCCCGGCCTCGGTGATGCCGGCGACCGCCTCTACGGCATCGCCGGCTGA